One genomic window of Nitrososphaera sp. includes the following:
- a CDS encoding NAD-dependent epimerase/dehydratase family protein has product MFEEAVIGMKILVTGGAGFIGSNIANTLRREGNEIVVLDDLSLGTTSNLEKGIEFVRGSVMDYEAVKKASSGCDYIFHDAAKSSSPMFAEDPREGIDVNIMGFMNVMEAARRSGKVRKVIYASSSSIYNGLPMPFNEGQVISPKTFYETSFYCREIAARSYYLEYGVPCIGLRYFSVYGPNERHKGKFANNISQFLWDMAEGISPVIYGDGSQSRDFTYVQDVVSANLLAMRSGKEFGIYNVGTGVETTFNQVIELINDNLGTDITPKYVNNPIKNYVQDTLADIALIKSELGYSPARSVREGVKSLVAVLDKVSKTKLSQATTSA; this is encoded by the coding sequence TTGTTTGAGGAAGCAGTGATCGGAATGAAAATCCTTGTGACTGGCGGCGCCGGCTTTATCGGCTCAAATATTGCTAATACTCTGAGAAGGGAGGGCAACGAGATAGTCGTGCTTGACGACCTGTCGCTCGGCACGACCTCAAACCTCGAAAAAGGGATAGAGTTTGTGCGCGGGAGCGTGATGGACTATGAAGCGGTAAAGAAGGCATCGTCTGGCTGCGACTATATCTTTCACGACGCGGCAAAGAGCTCCTCGCCAATGTTTGCAGAAGACCCCAGGGAAGGGATCGACGTGAACATCATGGGATTTATGAACGTCATGGAAGCAGCGCGGAGGTCGGGCAAGGTACGCAAGGTCATTTACGCTTCTTCGAGCTCCATCTACAATGGACTCCCGATGCCTTTTAACGAGGGACAGGTAATCTCGCCCAAGACCTTTTACGAGACTTCTTTTTACTGCAGGGAGATAGCCGCGCGGTCGTACTATCTGGAGTATGGGGTGCCATGCATCGGCCTGCGGTACTTTAGCGTTTACGGCCCAAACGAGCGGCACAAGGGCAAGTTTGCCAACAACATCTCCCAGTTTCTATGGGACATGGCGGAGGGCATCTCGCCGGTGATTTACGGCGACGGGAGCCAGTCGCGGGACTTTACATACGTGCAGGACGTGGTCAGCGCAAACCTGCTTGCAATGCGCTCGGGTAAAGAATTCGGGATATACAACGTCGGAACAGGAGTCGAGACGACCTTCAACCAGGTAATTGAGCTAATCAACGATAACCTCGGCACCGACATCACGCCAAAGTATGTCAACAACCCCATAAAGAACTACGTCCAGGACACCCTGGCAGACATTGCCCTGATAAAATCGGAGCTTGGGTATTCTCCCGCGCGCAGCGTGCGAGAGGGAGTAAAATCGCTTGTAGCAGTGCTTGATAAGGTATCTAAAACAAAGCTTTCTCAGGCGACTACGAGCGCCTGA
- a CDS encoding alpha/beta hydrolase, protein MPFFSVGKENSGSIDLYYEDHGTGKPVVLIHGWPLSGRSWEKQVSFLLSSGFRVITYDRRGFGQSSRPASGYNYDTLADDLDKLIETLDLKQAALVGFSMGGGEVARYMGKYGERVEKVAFIAAIPPFLLKAPDNPEGIDGKVFDGIKSGIVADRLAFLTAFFANFYNTDVLGGKLVSEEVVRQSWIIGAGASPIGSLECVSAWLSDFRKDLSKINVPALVVHGDADRILPISATGKRTHELVTGSRLAVIEGGPHGLNWTHADQLNRELFAFLKAERKPGR, encoded by the coding sequence ATGCCATTCTTTAGCGTTGGCAAAGAGAACTCTGGTTCAATCGATCTGTACTATGAAGACCACGGCACAGGCAAGCCTGTAGTCCTTATCCATGGATGGCCGCTCAGCGGCCGCTCATGGGAAAAACAGGTCTCATTTCTTTTGTCGTCAGGCTTTAGGGTTATAACATACGACAGGAGGGGTTTTGGTCAATCTAGCAGGCCGGCCTCCGGCTACAACTATGACACGCTAGCTGACGATCTGGACAAACTGATAGAGACACTGGATCTCAAGCAGGCAGCACTGGTTGGTTTTTCAATGGGGGGCGGAGAGGTCGCACGGTATATGGGAAAATATGGCGAACGCGTCGAGAAGGTGGCCTTTATTGCAGCAATCCCGCCATTCTTGCTAAAGGCGCCGGACAATCCAGAGGGCATAGATGGCAAGGTTTTTGACGGAATAAAGTCGGGGATAGTAGCTGACAGGCTCGCATTTCTCACAGCCTTTTTTGCCAACTTTTACAACACGGATGTCCTTGGCGGCAAGCTGGTCAGCGAAGAGGTGGTTCGGCAGAGCTGGATAATTGGCGCGGGCGCATCGCCCATCGGAAGCCTGGAGTGTGTGTCTGCGTGGCTGAGCGACTTCAGAAAGGATCTATCAAAGATAAATGTCCCAGCACTGGTTGTGCATGGCGATGCAGACAGAATCCTGCCAATTAGCGCCACAGGCAAAAGGACGCATGAGCTCGTCACGGGCAGCCGGCTAGCAGTTATCGAGGGCGGCCCACACGGCCTGAACTGGACTCATGCTGATCAGCTAAACCGCGAGCTTTTTGCATTTCTGAAGGCAGAGCGAAAGCCCGGCCGATAA
- a CDS encoding MinD/ParA family protein has product MTFKIAVHSFKGGTGKSTITANIAALLASSGRSVGVVDLDLAGPGLHVIYQLDRDIRYTLNDVLLKRCKPTDPIIDLTKKLGIKNGKLLFVPASYKAEDIVQVLAEGYEVASFRAMLESAMQSYNLDYLIVDTHPGIEKSTLLSIGVCDVLLLITRLDSQDLFGTSVIREIARTLHKPEILVANMIPPGIDSDKLQERLQTVFPEAPFAAIPFYNDVLRSLSSSVFVLNNPEHEFASKLLPILSQLQLAPRQ; this is encoded by the coding sequence ATGACCTTCAAGATAGCCGTGCACTCTTTCAAGGGAGGGACAGGCAAGAGCACGATTACTGCAAACATCGCAGCGCTTCTCGCTTCTTCCGGCCGGAGCGTCGGAGTCGTAGATCTTGATCTCGCCGGCCCAGGTCTCCATGTTATCTACCAACTCGACCGCGACATCCGATACACCCTAAACGACGTTTTGTTAAAGAGATGCAAGCCGACTGACCCGATAATTGACCTGACAAAAAAGCTCGGCATAAAAAACGGCAAGCTGCTCTTCGTCCCGGCCAGCTACAAGGCCGAGGACATTGTCCAAGTGCTGGCGGAGGGCTATGAAGTCGCTTCCTTTAGAGCCATGCTGGAATCGGCAATGCAGTCATACAACCTTGACTATCTGATTGTTGACACGCATCCGGGAATTGAAAAATCCACACTGCTTTCAATCGGAGTGTGCGACGTGCTCCTTCTGATCACCAGGCTTGATTCTCAGGATCTTTTCGGGACAAGCGTTATCCGCGAGATTGCAAGGACGCTGCACAAGCCGGAAATCCTTGTTGCAAACATGATCCCTCCGGGAATTGACAGCGACAAATTGCAGGAACGCCTTCAGACTGTGTTTCCGGAAGCGCCGTTTGCCGCGATTCCGTTTTACAATGACGTGCTCCGATCCCTGAGCTCAAGCGTTTTTGTCTTGAACAACCCAGAGCATGAATTCGCATCCAAGTTGCTGCCGATTTTGAGCCAGCTTCAGCTCGCGCCGCGGCAGTAG
- a CDS encoding gas vesicle protein, translating into MPRPSYIPAHSLEPGPAPASRQLTLLDILDRILDKGVVINGDITLSFASIDLLSLKINLVIASLETAKRYGIELPWEKWEREKKEIRERSERKELPSGDINAKDAKGGEA; encoded by the coding sequence TTGCCTAGGCCCTCATACATCCCGGCGCACTCGCTCGAACCTGGTCCGGCTCCTGCTTCCAGACAGCTGACGCTCCTCGACATTTTGGACAGGATTCTCGACAAAGGAGTTGTGATTAACGGCGACATCACTCTGTCGTTTGCAAGCATTGACCTCCTCTCACTGAAGATAAACCTGGTCATAGCGTCGCTTGAAACGGCAAAGCGCTATGGCATCGAGCTCCCCTGGGAAAAGTGGGAACGCGAGAAAAAGGAGATCAGGGAGAGGTCAGAGAGAAAGGAGCTGCCGTCAGGTGACATCAATGCTAAAGATGCAAAGGGTGGCGAGGCATAG
- a CDS encoding ATP-binding protein, translated as MGQESSGLSDRVAAIISSEEEIIHALRTVFDTESSLEICVDMKNPLSSIDLRLFKALASEAASAGKSIRLITEIDVHNIEYCKTLLPTVQLRHLSDVAGLMIAGAQTFVGTVAFEDLTTARQLIVSKSEKVLSHQHKVFNELWNIAIPAPVRVKEVESGTTKGRHELIQNPVSVQDAYTKSLESANSQVLLMLPSIRAFQRQHAIGLLDQLKRLSSKGVQVKILLPSGDGVRKQLQQFSGSKNVKVHFIETDLNTRSTILVVDRKLSLVIEIRDDFEEDFIKAVGHATLSSVKSTVLSYTSLFDSYWIHAGTFEKLQQADRLKDEFINIAAHELRTPIMPIVGIVEVLMDRFNDPSQQDLRNDIEVIYRNADRLKGLAEDILNVSRIESGNFRLEIAECDIYSIIEESIQEAKGSFTYWSRRQQLKSEQKKTAISDTSRGAQNQPQTASPNGNLYTMIMDIIGTGGAASPPAKDEIIIFSQRSGYPSRANGYESLSSTKDSGLWIRCDHKKLKQVLHNLFSNALKFTDFNGSGKIFVAANMVDRNLVRISVKDRGTGIDASIMDRIFERFASKSESGTGLGLYISKRIVEAHGGTITAENNIDGRGATISFTIPVSPFSVLRFERPESLDRLSMLQREIEERRSTLTQVRTTALQKISDMKDKLMDARDRAVKTRDAAIEEYQKKVEASRGLLRVRQELLNEQINYNSMRREIDRRVERGLEGLTTVIENLKGDLAGDEALDKLVLNTSYSNTVAAEAQRIIESEFFKSLRKQLGIEQEEHATLVSSGGQAK; from the coding sequence ATGGGTCAAGAATCCTCAGGGCTTTCTGATCGTGTCGCTGCCATAATCAGCAGTGAAGAGGAGATTATCCATGCCCTCAGGACCGTCTTTGATACCGAATCTTCCCTTGAAATCTGCGTAGACATGAAGAATCCTCTCAGCTCGATCGATCTGCGTCTTTTCAAGGCGCTTGCCTCCGAGGCGGCTTCCGCGGGAAAATCGATTAGGCTGATTACGGAGATAGACGTGCACAATATCGAATATTGCAAAACTCTGCTTCCCACTGTTCAACTTCGACACCTAAGCGATGTCGCAGGATTGATGATTGCAGGAGCTCAAACCTTTGTAGGAACGGTCGCGTTTGAGGACCTGACCACTGCCAGGCAGCTAATTGTCAGCAAGTCAGAAAAAGTGCTCTCACATCAGCACAAAGTTTTCAACGAGCTGTGGAACATTGCAATTCCTGCTCCAGTCCGCGTGAAGGAGGTAGAAAGCGGGACAACAAAAGGGAGGCACGAGCTCATCCAAAATCCGGTTTCGGTTCAAGACGCCTACACCAAGAGCCTCGAATCTGCAAACTCTCAGGTGCTGTTGATGCTTCCATCGATACGCGCGTTCCAACGACAGCACGCGATAGGTTTGCTGGATCAGCTAAAGCGGCTGAGCTCTAAAGGCGTCCAAGTCAAGATACTCCTTCCTTCCGGGGACGGGGTACGCAAGCAGTTGCAACAATTTTCTGGTTCGAAAAATGTAAAGGTTCACTTTATCGAAACCGACCTTAACACGCGGTCAACAATTCTGGTCGTAGACAGAAAACTATCCCTGGTAATTGAAATTCGTGATGACTTTGAGGAGGATTTTATCAAAGCCGTCGGTCATGCGACCCTCTCTTCCGTCAAGTCTACTGTTTTATCTTATACCTCGCTCTTTGACAGCTACTGGATTCATGCAGGCACCTTCGAAAAGTTGCAGCAAGCCGATAGGCTGAAAGACGAATTCATCAATATCGCGGCACATGAGCTCCGCACTCCGATCATGCCGATCGTCGGAATTGTCGAAGTTCTTATGGACAGGTTCAACGATCCATCGCAGCAGGACCTGCGCAACGACATCGAAGTGATTTATAGAAACGCCGACAGGTTGAAGGGTCTGGCCGAGGATATACTCAACGTAAGCAGGATAGAAAGCGGGAACTTTAGACTCGAAATTGCAGAATGTGATATTTACTCGATTATTGAAGAGTCAATCCAAGAAGCAAAAGGCAGCTTCACGTATTGGTCTCGAAGACAGCAGCTAAAATCGGAGCAAAAGAAAACAGCCATTTCCGATACGAGCCGTGGAGCTCAAAATCAGCCGCAAACTGCAAGTCCAAACGGCAACCTTTACACCATGATAATGGATATTATCGGTACCGGTGGGGCAGCGAGCCCTCCTGCAAAAGATGAAATTATTATCTTCTCGCAGCGCTCTGGCTATCCAAGCAGAGCTAACGGATACGAAAGTCTCAGCAGCACCAAGGACAGCGGACTCTGGATAAGATGCGACCACAAGAAGCTAAAACAGGTTCTTCATAACCTCTTTTCAAACGCACTAAAGTTTACTGATTTCAATGGCTCTGGCAAGATCTTTGTCGCCGCAAACATGGTTGACAGAAATCTGGTCAGAATTTCAGTCAAGGACAGAGGAACAGGCATCGACGCTTCAATCATGGACAGAATCTTTGAGCGTTTTGCCAGCAAGTCTGAGAGCGGGACAGGCCTTGGCCTCTACATTTCAAAGAGAATTGTCGAGGCGCACGGTGGGACCATCACGGCGGAGAACAACATTGACGGTCGGGGGGCGACAATTTCCTTCACAATTCCAGTTTCACCGTTTTCAGTACTTCGCTTTGAAAGGCCCGAAAGCCTAGACCGGCTGTCGATGCTCCAAAGGGAAATCGAGGAAAGGAGGAGCACGCTCACGCAAGTTCGAACCACAGCACTCCAAAAAATATCTGACATGAAGGACAAGTTAATGGATGCACGAGACAGGGCGGTCAAGACAAGAGACGCAGCAATTGAAGAATATCAGAAGAAAGTGGAAGCATCAAGAGGCTTGCTAAGAGTGAGACAGGAGCTTTTGAACGAGCAGATAAATTACAATTCCATGCGCAGGGAAATTGACAGAAGGGTGGAGAGGGGACTTGAAGGCCTCACGACGGTCATTGAAAACCTCAAAGGCGATCTGGCTGGCGACGAGGCTTTGGACAAGCTAGTCCTGAACACTTCCTATTCAAACACTGTTGCTGCTGAAGCGCAGCGGATAATCGAGTCAGAGTTTTTCAAGTCTCTTCGAAAGCAGCTGGGCATAGAGCAGGAAGAACATGCCACTCTTGTTAGCAGTGGCGGGCAGGCAAAATGA
- a CDS encoding response regulator — translation MNVGTAKQVTRVENHHGFSVLVIDDERDTAATLKRGLESKGPFTVSAFTEPLDALKSIEHDSYHILLIDVLMPKMNGLEFCQKALESAQDALVVFITASENYIDEYRRSYPKLNGHTFIIKPVSIARLSKFLLSELGVLLEKNSD, via the coding sequence GTGAATGTAGGAACCGCAAAGCAGGTGACTCGCGTTGAAAATCACCACGGGTTTTCAGTCCTTGTTATTGACGATGAGCGAGACACCGCAGCGACCCTGAAAAGGGGTCTCGAAAGCAAAGGCCCTTTCACTGTTAGCGCCTTTACCGAACCGCTCGACGCCCTGAAGAGCATTGAGCATGACAGCTATCATATACTGCTAATTGACGTCCTCATGCCCAAAATGAACGGCTTAGAGTTTTGCCAGAAGGCACTCGAGTCAGCGCAGGATGCCCTAGTCGTCTTCATTACCGCATCCGAGAACTATATTGACGAATACAGAAGAAGTTATCCGAAACTAAATGGACATACTTTTATCATCAAGCCCGTCTCCATTGCAAGACTGTCAAAATTTCTCTTGTCCGAGCTCGGGGTATTGCTCGAGAAAAATTCCGACTGA
- a CDS encoding GvpL/GvpF family gas vesicle protein, which translates to MSDSAASKSSSASFSQVAPASTGGGRYVYCILEGQTAVQLGNIGINSSAVRTVSDSGVTAVISEIPYKQMDSTIDHVMAHQRVVEEARKLDAVVLPVRFGVIINGEAGVRKLLQTSAERYKQKMRQLYQKDEFGIKVILNKEDAAKFRSSVEVESPAVQKLKDEISSSANKGRAYFLSMKLQDAIKTETLRKLEDVSNTIHRELASVAEETAKLKSDVSQVILNASYLVNRNEIPSFEQKAAELSHRFAGRGLTIHKSGPWAPYSFC; encoded by the coding sequence TTGTCAGATAGTGCTGCGTCCAAATCCTCCAGCGCGAGTTTTTCTCAGGTCGCGCCTGCTTCGACGGGCGGCGGCAGGTATGTCTACTGCATCCTTGAGGGACAAACAGCAGTGCAGCTTGGCAACATAGGAATCAACAGCAGCGCCGTCCGAACCGTAAGCGATTCTGGCGTAACGGCGGTTATCAGTGAAATCCCCTACAAGCAGATGGACTCGACAATCGATCATGTGATGGCCCACCAGCGCGTGGTCGAGGAGGCAAGGAAACTTGACGCGGTGGTACTGCCTGTACGGTTCGGCGTGATAATCAACGGAGAAGCTGGAGTAAGAAAGCTCCTGCAGACATCTGCTGAAAGGTACAAGCAAAAGATGCGCCAACTATACCAGAAGGACGAATTTGGAATAAAGGTGATCCTCAACAAGGAAGACGCTGCTAAATTCCGAAGCAGCGTCGAAGTAGAGTCGCCTGCCGTTCAAAAACTAAAGGACGAGATCTCGTCATCGGCAAACAAAGGCCGTGCATATTTTCTCAGCATGAAGCTTCAGGACGCAATAAAGACGGAGACGCTCAGAAAACTCGAAGACGTGTCAAATACCATCCACAGGGAATTGGCCTCAGTAGCCGAGGAAACTGCCAAGCTCAAGTCGGACGTCAGCCAGGTAATCCTCAACGCATCGTACCTTGTAAACAGGAACGAAATCCCATCTTTTGAGCAAAAAGCAGCCGAGCTATCGCACAGGTTTGCTGGTCGCGGTCTAACAATCCACAAGAGCGGGCCTTGGGCTCCCTATTCATTTTGCTAG
- a CDS encoding SLC13 family permease yields MQEFVAMAVFAVVYALIIGRRIFRVPIWAAMLIGAGLMIGLQVVGATAAVRSINLDVIAFLFGMFSIVAAMDRAGILQRVAVKMLSVAKTPGRLLFVFVVGMGLLAAFAVNDTIALLAIPLVVYIARHSGIRPAVLFIALAFGITVGSTMTPIGNPQNLLVAVQSGIRSPFVTFLQYLAIPTLINLLVTYGILRLLYRKEIPSSFELSSLELQEKMDANYDPRLARISVGVLIATVAGFVVSEFFEIQGVASLSLSAIAMIGAAAVYALSGRRIEIMKRVDYSVLIFFAAMFVVTGAMWQSGAVSILLGYLPQPEPGDLSQSAAVISAASIGVSQILSNVPFVALYNLVLINAGFDAGHVSQWMMLAAASTIAGNLTILGAASNIIIIEAAESRGTTAFTFGEFTKAGCLVTAANIAVYYAFIVFRVAG; encoded by the coding sequence TTGCAAGAATTCGTTGCGATGGCAGTCTTTGCTGTCGTTTATGCCCTCATAATTGGCCGGCGAATTTTTAGGGTTCCAATCTGGGCCGCCATGCTGATAGGTGCCGGGCTGATGATTGGGCTGCAGGTGGTCGGGGCGACTGCTGCCGTCAGGTCCATCAACCTCGACGTCATTGCGTTTCTCTTTGGCATGTTTAGCATAGTTGCTGCCATGGACAGAGCCGGCATTCTGCAGCGTGTCGCAGTAAAGATGCTCTCCGTGGCAAAAACCCCGGGCAGGCTTCTTTTTGTGTTCGTGGTCGGGATGGGGCTGCTGGCGGCATTTGCGGTAAATGATACGATAGCGCTGCTTGCGATACCGCTTGTAGTCTACATCGCCCGTCATTCAGGCATACGTCCCGCAGTCTTGTTCATCGCACTTGCCTTTGGCATCACCGTCGGGAGCACCATGACTCCCATAGGCAATCCGCAAAACCTCCTGGTTGCGGTCCAGAGTGGCATCAGGTCGCCTTTTGTCACTTTTTTGCAGTACCTTGCGATACCTACGCTCATCAACCTGCTTGTCACTTACGGCATACTGCGCCTGCTATACCGGAAGGAAATTCCGTCGAGCTTTGAGCTCAGCTCGCTGGAACTTCAGGAGAAGATGGATGCAAACTATGACCCGCGGCTTGCAAGAATTTCCGTCGGAGTGCTGATTGCAACCGTGGCAGGCTTTGTCGTATCGGAATTTTTCGAAATCCAAGGCGTCGCCTCGCTCAGCTTGAGCGCCATAGCCATGATAGGCGCTGCGGCAGTTTACGCGCTGAGCGGCAGACGGATCGAGATTATGAAGCGGGTTGACTACTCGGTGCTGATATTTTTTGCGGCAATGTTCGTGGTCACCGGCGCAATGTGGCAGTCAGGGGCGGTCTCAATTCTACTTGGATACCTGCCTCAGCCAGAACCCGGCGACCTTAGCCAGAGTGCCGCAGTTATATCGGCAGCCAGCATCGGCGTGAGCCAGATCCTGAGCAACGTGCCTTTTGTTGCGCTTTATAATCTAGTCCTGATTAACGCGGGTTTTGATGCGGGCCATGTATCCCAGTGGATGATGCTTGCCGCTGCAAGCACCATAGCCGGAAACCTCACCATACTTGGAGCGGCGAGCAACATCATTATCATCGAAGCCGCCGAATCCAGGGGCACAACCGCGTTCACCTTTGGCGAGTTTACCAAGGCGGGATGTCTCGTCACAGCTGCAAACATAGCAGTCTATTACGCATTCATTGTTTTTCGAGTTGCAGGCTAG
- a CDS encoding gas vesicle protein K, producing MSAADSNVLTLLAGRRGQSGSDDITKQADNLQHGLASLVLNLVETIIEVLERQAFRRFSSGTLTEGEIERLGIAFARMRERMAEMAAKFDYQPKALELSLNTGHQEILGSQETTGMQSTAISLADIVDKLIDKEAVLAGDIRLAVAGVDLVTLNLVASISSAFGSDAKSEDNQIVR from the coding sequence GTGAGCGCCGCAGACTCAAATGTCCTGACGCTTCTTGCAGGTAGGCGCGGACAGTCAGGCTCAGACGACATTACCAAGCAGGCAGATAACCTGCAGCACGGACTGGCTTCACTCGTCCTCAACCTAGTGGAGACCATCATAGAGGTACTCGAACGGCAGGCTTTTCGAAGGTTTAGTTCCGGCACGCTTACAGAAGGTGAAATCGAGCGTCTTGGAATCGCTTTCGCCCGCATGCGGGAGCGAATGGCAGAGATGGCCGCAAAATTCGATTACCAGCCAAAGGCGCTGGAGCTTTCACTTAATACCGGACATCAGGAAATACTCGGCTCGCAGGAAACGACTGGCATGCAATCAACGGCGATTTCACTGGCGGACATTGTGGACAAGCTCATCGACAAGGAAGCAGTGCTCGCAGGAGACATCAGGCTTGCCGTTGCAGGCGTTGACCTTGTCACGCTGAATCTGGTCGCTTCGATAAGCAGCGCTTTTGGCTCGGATGCCAAGTCGGAGGACAATCAAATTGTCAGATAG
- a CDS encoding methyltransferase domain-containing protein: protein MSSPPSFNPEQFKISQRKMWDNAAKGWQEWWQTFEHGAQVVSNKLVEIAGIMPGDRVLDVATGIGEPAVTAARRVGQKGKVVATDLSAQMIATAKSRAKSVGLDGIIEFVEIDAEHLDFPEASFNAVLSRWGLMFLPNLPAALARIRKILVPQGRLAAAVWAAPPKVPVLDVVFSTVNKQIGAKGPPPSTPGPFSLANTDALKMSFVNAGFKDVQLHPVICTFNFESPSAFTAFHQQIAAPVQLMLASYPDEKKKQVWDAVTDAASAYADSHGRVSMDGESVCVVGTK from the coding sequence ATGAGTAGTCCTCCGTCGTTTAACCCGGAACAATTCAAGATTTCGCAGCGCAAGATGTGGGACAACGCAGCAAAGGGCTGGCAGGAATGGTGGCAAACGTTCGAGCACGGGGCACAGGTAGTAAGCAACAAACTGGTAGAAATTGCCGGCATAATGCCCGGCGACCGGGTGCTTGATGTCGCTACGGGAATAGGCGAGCCGGCCGTAACTGCTGCGAGGCGCGTGGGTCAGAAGGGCAAAGTGGTTGCCACAGACCTCTCGGCGCAAATGATTGCCACTGCAAAGTCCCGGGCAAAATCTGTCGGGCTTGATGGCATTATAGAATTCGTTGAAATCGATGCTGAACACCTGGACTTTCCTGAAGCGTCTTTTAACGCAGTTCTCTCAAGGTGGGGACTGATGTTTCTGCCAAACCTCCCGGCGGCTCTTGCTAGGATAAGGAAGATTCTTGTTCCTCAAGGCAGGCTGGCTGCAGCAGTATGGGCCGCTCCACCCAAGGTTCCAGTGCTTGACGTTGTCTTTTCCACCGTTAACAAGCAGATTGGTGCAAAGGGTCCACCGCCCTCGACACCCGGTCCATTTTCGCTTGCTAATACTGATGCGCTCAAGATGTCATTTGTCAATGCGGGGTTCAAAGACGTACAACTCCATCCAGTCATCTGCACGTTTAACTTCGAATCGCCCTCTGCCTTTACTGCCTTTCATCAGCAAATAGCCGCCCCGGTACAGCTGATGCTGGCAAGCTACCCGGACGAGAAAAAGAAACAGGTCTGGGATGCGGTGACGGACGCGGCAAGCGCATACGCTGACTCCCACGGAAGGGTCAGCATGGACGGCGAGTCAGTCTGCGTGGTGGGAACAAAGTAG
- a CDS encoding response regulator, translating into MVVDDERDITLVLKRGLEYHGFEVTTFNDPLDALESYRPGQYDLILLDIRMPKMTGFELFRKIRELDPRVKACFLTAFEVYFDEFRRVFPKLHIRCFAKKPISASDLKTLIMQEIGDGSSTEELNLSP; encoded by the coding sequence ATGGTAGTCGATGACGAGCGCGACATCACGCTTGTTCTCAAGAGGGGGTTGGAATATCATGGATTTGAGGTCACAACCTTCAACGATCCGTTAGACGCCCTTGAAAGTTACAGGCCCGGCCAGTATGACCTAATACTACTTGACATTCGCATGCCAAAAATGACTGGATTTGAATTATTCAGGAAAATCAGGGAGCTTGATCCGCGCGTCAAGGCATGCTTTTTGACGGCGTTTGAAGTTTACTTTGACGAGTTTAGGAGGGTTTTTCCAAAGTTGCACATAAGATGCTTTGCGAAAAAACCCATAAGCGCATCAGACCTCAAAACACTGATAATGCAAGAAATCGGGGACGGCTCTTCGACCGAAGAGCTCAACCTTTCTCCGTAA
- the gvpJ gene encoding gas vesicle protein GvpJ, translated as MSQQQVYRPVLSLFDLLDRVLDKGLVIDANIAISLVGIEILVIRARIVVSGVDTFLRYASALGLAGLPASTPPSPTTR; from the coding sequence ATGTCTCAACAACAGGTATACAGACCAGTTCTTAGCTTGTTCGACCTTCTTGATCGAGTTCTGGACAAGGGACTTGTCATAGATGCCAACATTGCCATTTCGCTCGTAGGTATCGAAATTCTGGTAATCAGGGCGAGAATCGTCGTCTCTGGTGTAGACACCTTCTTGCGCTATGCATCTGCATTGGGTCTCGCAGGCCTGCCCGCAAGTACACCCCCATCCCCCACTACCAGATAA